A single Pseudomonas brassicacearum DNA region contains:
- a CDS encoding DUF4276 family protein, producing the protein MRKSLMLQNNNIPLEFSQLVIFVEGATDAAIVENILYAMNPHLTPTMVVCNGKHRIAKTIKNLTNDGSTKYIALIDADEPSVFDSREEAKHQLGNPSIPVFCAVPTIEAWLFADDKIASSLAKNESAIRTIERMPLPESIPYPKYLASQVLRITKSPHRYNVLRNLDIHRAAARSPSLRNFLAGICDVLELASDLPDHSMSSTVSRDVFSTLLRELPGDAVAWRTLAGETYSAAELARNIGEGTEIGKQYVTELLRVARDFTLRKAKK; encoded by the coding sequence ATGCGAAAGTCATTAATGCTTCAAAACAACAACATACCGCTGGAATTTTCACAACTGGTAATATTTGTAGAGGGTGCTACGGATGCAGCCATTGTTGAAAATATCTTGTACGCCATGAACCCTCACCTTACTCCAACCATGGTGGTTTGCAATGGCAAACACCGCATAGCAAAAACCATCAAGAACTTGACTAATGATGGAAGTACTAAATACATAGCATTGATAGACGCTGATGAACCAAGTGTATTTGATTCTAGGGAAGAGGCGAAGCATCAACTTGGCAATCCCTCGATACCTGTTTTTTGTGCAGTACCTACTATCGAAGCTTGGCTATTCGCGGATGATAAAATCGCTAGTTCACTCGCAAAGAATGAATCGGCAATACGAACCATCGAGCGCATGCCGTTGCCAGAGTCGATTCCTTACCCGAAATATTTAGCAAGCCAAGTGTTACGCATCACGAAGTCGCCTCATAGATATAACGTATTGCGGAATTTAGATATTCATAGGGCGGCGGCTAGATCTCCCTCTTTAAGAAATTTCCTTGCTGGTATATGTGACGTTTTGGAGCTGGCATCGGACTTACCCGATCACTCCATGTCATCCACAGTGAGTCGTGACGTTTTTTCTACGTTGCTACGTGAACTCCCTGGGGACGCTGTAGCGTGGCGAACACTTGCTGGCGAGACTTATAGTGCAGCTGAATTGGCCAGGAATATTGGTGAGGGGACAGAGATTGGAAAGCAGTATGTGACTGAATTACTTAGAGTTGCTCGGGATTTTACGCTGCGAAAGGCAAAAAAATGA